A stretch of the Argentina anserina chromosome 6, drPotAnse1.1, whole genome shotgun sequence genome encodes the following:
- the LOC126796663 gene encoding tyrosine aminotransferase-like, protein MKSSQGKMENKWNFQGNGELKVAPAITIRGVLTMMMQNLNTDDQRPVIPLGHGDPSAFPCFRTAVCAEDAIVDSVRSGKFNCYSPSVGILPARRAVADYLSNDLPYELSPDDVYLTIGCTQAIEVVLAGISLINPVANILLPRPGFPFYDTRAACSNLEVRCYDLLPEKGWEVDLEALEALADENTVAMVIINPGNPCGNVYTSQHLKKIAETARKLGIVVIADEVYDHLTFANNPFVPMGTYGSIAPVLTLGSISKRWLVPGWRLGWLVTCDPNAFLQNSGLMKSIKGCLDVAPDAPTFIQAAIPQIIENTKQDFFLKTVEMLRSAADICFDKLNEIPCIMCPSKPEGSMFVMVKLNFSLLDDISDDVEFSLKLAKEESVIVLPGVTVGLKNWLRITFACDHLSLQDGLGRIKAFCERHAKKQ, encoded by the exons ATGAAGAGCTCACAAGGGAAAATGGAAAACAAGTGGAATTTTCAGGGGAATGGAGAGCTCAAAGTGGCACCAGCAATCACTATTCGAGGAGTTCTCACCATGATGATGCAAAATCTCAACACTGATGACCAAAGGCCTGTCATTCCTTTAGGCCACGGTGACCCCTCCGCCTTCCCTTGTTTTCGGACTGCTGTTTGTGCCGAAGATGCCATAGTTGATTCTGTTCGGTCCGGCAAGTTCAACTGCTATTCACCCTCAGTTGGTATTCTCCCAGCTAGGAG GGCTGTTGCAGATTATCTATCAAATGATCTCCCTTACGAGTTATCGCCTGACGATGTTTATCTTACAATTGGATGTACACAAGCAATTGAAGTTGTACTGGCAGGTATATCTCTGATAAATCCTGTTGCCAACATTCTGCTTCCTAGGCCAGGCTTCCCTTTCTATGACACAAGGGCAGCCTGTTCCAATCTGGAAGTTCGCTGCTATGATCTGCTGCCGGAAAAGGGCTGGGAGGTTGATCTTGAAGCTCTTGAAGCACTTGCAGATGAAAATACTGTTGCCATGGTCATCATCAATCCTGGAAATCCTTGTGGAAATGTTTATACCTCTCAACATTTGAAGAAG ATTGCAGAGACCGCAAGGAAGCTTGGGATTGTTGTAATTGCTGATGAAGTGTATGACCATCTTACTTTCGCAAATAATCCATTTGTGCCAATGGGGACGTATGGATCTATTGCCCCAGTTCTTACACTAGGTTCTATATCAAAAAGATGGCTTGTACCTGGTTGGAGACTTGGTTGGCTTGTCACCTGTGACCCCAATGCATTTCTTCAGAATTCGGGG CTTATGAAGTCCATTAAAGGATGTCTTGATGTCGCACCAGATGCTCCAACCTTCATCCAG GCAGCAATTCCTCAAATTATAGAGAATACAAAGCAggatttctttttgaaaacaGTTGAGATGCTACGAAGTGCTGCAGACATATGCTTTGATAAACTTAACGAGATCCCATGCATTATGTGCCCAAGCAAACCTGAGGGTTCCATGTTTGTTATG GTAAAGCTGAATTTCTCATTGTTGGATGACATTAGTGATGATGTTGAGTTCAGCCTCAAACTTGCCAAAGAGGAATCTGTCATAGTACTACCTG GTGTGACTGTTGGACTGAAGAACTGGTTGCGGATAACATTCGCTTGTGACCATTTAAGTCTTCAAGATGGACTTGGGAGGATTAAAGCGTTCTGTGAGAGGCATGCCAAGAAACAGTAA
- the LOC126799238 gene encoding uncharacterized protein LOC126799238 — translation MRVKKQKRHRKIVRFYTACYGFRQPYKVLCDVTFVHHLVTNRITPADKALSNILGAPVTLFTTKCAVAELKMHGPSLGPSHSESLEAANSLVTARCDHEDTMSADDCIMDVIGKNNSEHFFVATQQADLRKRILKIPGVPVVYALRTALLLEAPSDTQRQFVKTSEEQRLHMTDLEYKMLEKTVRGTKNMFDVGSGDQFLEVPAVEKRRATRKELGVKDEVLFKRKKAKGPNPLSCKPKKTSKGPDSGKERNNEDASVRSRKKRKRSRKGKNPVKADG, via the coding sequence ATGAGAGTGAAGAAACAGAAGCGTCATAGGAAGATAGTGCGGTTCTATACAGCATGTTATGGGTTCAGACAGCCATATAAGGTGCTCTGCGATGTCACTTTTGTGCATCACCTTGTCACCAATCGCATCACCCCAGCGGATAAGGCCCTTTCTAATATCCTTGGTGCCCCCGTCACGCTATTCACTACCAAATGTGCTGTTGCCGAGTTGAAGATGCATGGTCCAAGTCTTGGTCCCTCCCATTCCGAGTCTCTTGAGGCTGCTAATAGCCTCGTTACTGCAAGGTGTGACCATGAAGATACCATGAGTGCTGATGATTGCATCATGGATGTTATTGGGAAAAATAATTCTGAGCACTTCTTTGTTGCTACTCAGCAGGCTGATCTTCGTAAGAGAATTCTCAAGATTCCAGGTGTCCCGGTTGTATATGCTCTGAGAACTGCCCTTTTGCTTGAGGCACCATCTGATACCCAACGCCAGTTCGTGAAAACTTCTGAGGAACAACGTTTGCACATGACCGACTTGGAATATAAGATGTTGGAGAAGACTGTAAGAGGCACAAAGAATATGTTTGACGTTGGTTCTGGAGATCAGTTCTTGGAAGTGCCGGCTGTTGAAAAGAGGCGTGCTACTAGGAAAGAATTGGGTGTGAAAGATGAAGTATTgttcaaaagaaagaaagcaaaGGGTCCAAACCCCCTTTCATGTAAGCCGAAAAAGACTTCGAAAGGACCTGATTCAGGGAAGGAAAGgaataatgaagatgcaagTGTGAGGAGTAGAAAGAAGCGAAAGAGATCACGGAAAGGCAAAAACCCTGTGAAGGCAGATGGTTAA